The following coding sequences lie in one Candidatus Eremiobacterota bacterium genomic window:
- a CDS encoding molybdopterin molybdotransferase MoeA, whose protein sequence is MEKRALMQPVNPVLPETGFAVDRLLAPGQAIVTFLSRVRPPRPQTESVALDGAHGRILAEPIAADADYPSTMRSLMDGFALRARATPGTFQRVDGVRMGDASHQAIAEGSAAAIPTGGVLPKDADAVVPIEEVRVDGNSVIVRGRIAPGENVAERGADMRRGETILPASRRIRAAEIGVLATLGVSAVPVYRRPVIAVFSSGDELIDPSERPRLGQIRDSNRYVVAASLQAMGARPRHYPTLPDEAREFEAALDAALRECDAVVVTGGSSVGERDRLPRAVTAIADPGIVVHGIRVKPGKPTLFAAHAGKPIIGLPGNPTSALMMLEAVCTPIVAALTGGRVDSPTIDARLAEPLRSRAGWTWYVPVRLQGEGSMPDAHPLALRSFSVSLTARSDGYVIMHENDEEWFSGKSVTVHRYLEGCAT, encoded by the coding sequence ATGGAGAAACGCGCCCTTATGCAGCCCGTAAATCCAGTCCTACCGGAGACCGGATTTGCGGTAGACCGATTGCTTGCGCCTGGTCAGGCAATCGTGACGTTTCTTTCACGTGTGAGGCCGCCACGGCCGCAGACGGAGTCTGTCGCGCTCGACGGGGCGCACGGCCGAATCTTGGCCGAGCCAATTGCGGCAGACGCGGATTACCCCAGCACGATGCGTTCGCTCATGGACGGCTTCGCGCTGCGGGCTCGGGCAACGCCGGGAACCTTTCAACGTGTCGATGGTGTACGCATGGGGGATGCGTCGCACCAAGCGATCGCGGAGGGGAGCGCCGCGGCAATTCCGACCGGAGGCGTGCTTCCAAAGGATGCCGACGCGGTCGTGCCGATCGAAGAAGTACGGGTCGACGGGAATAGCGTCATCGTTCGTGGTCGCATTGCGCCGGGGGAGAACGTCGCCGAGCGAGGTGCCGATATGCGACGCGGCGAGACGATTCTGCCGGCCTCCCGACGAATTCGCGCCGCCGAAATCGGCGTGCTGGCGACGCTCGGAGTTTCGGCGGTACCCGTTTACCGCCGGCCGGTTATTGCCGTGTTTTCAAGTGGCGACGAACTGATCGATCCGAGTGAGAGGCCGCGGCTCGGTCAAATTCGCGATTCGAACCGCTATGTCGTTGCAGCGTCCCTCCAAGCAATGGGTGCGCGTCCGCGACATTATCCAACGTTGCCTGACGAGGCGCGCGAATTCGAGGCCGCTCTCGACGCCGCACTCCGTGAGTGCGATGCCGTCGTCGTCACCGGCGGTTCGTCGGTCGGCGAGCGCGATCGTTTGCCGCGCGCGGTGACGGCGATTGCCGATCCCGGCATCGTCGTCCATGGCATTCGCGTGAAGCCGGGAAAGCCGACGCTCTTCGCAGCACACGCCGGCAAACCCATCATCGGTTTACCGGGCAATCCGACATCGGCACTCATGATGCTCGAAGCGGTCTGCACTCCAATTGTCGCGGCGTTAACTGGAGGCCGGGTCGACTCGCCAACCATCGATGCGCGATTGGCCGAACCGTTGCGCAGCCGCGCCGGATGGACGTGGTACGTTCCCGTGCGGTTGCAAGGGGAAGGTTCGATGCCGGACGCGCACCCGCTGGCATTGCGTTCCTTCTCGGTCAGTCTCACCGCCCGCTCGGACGGATATGTCATCATGCACGAAAACGACGAGGAATGGTTCTCAGGGAAAAGCGTGACCGTTCATCGTTATCTCGAAGGATGCGCCACGTGA
- the serS gene encoding serine--tRNA ligase: MLDIALIRRDPDRVRNALRRRGLDPSPIDDVLRYDEEYRSTLTAVERAKAERNQLSAAIAQAPDKAAAARDLRPELDELAARIAQFEEQTRSLSPTAADSRVRALLENMPNVLDDSVPDGRDESSNVELRRWGEPRRFESVPKPHWELGERLGILDFGRAAKLSGSRFAVISGKGARLARALAAFFLDRAAERGYVEIAPPLLVSRQTMWSTGQLSKFADAMFADADADLFMIPTSEVPLTAFHADEILDLKDLPLKYAADTQCFRKEAGAAGKDTRGLMRQHQFEKVELVWISTPDASFEALESLTHDAESLLQELALPYRVVALCAGDMGFNAAKTYDIEVWIPSAQTYREISSCSNCTDFQARRASIRFRRDNRAKPEFAHTLNGSGLAIGRTLIAIMENYQRPDGSIELPPVLQPYAGFSLLSTGANA; encoded by the coding sequence ATGCTCGACATCGCTTTGATTCGGCGCGATCCCGACCGCGTACGAAACGCTCTTCGTCGACGCGGGCTCGATCCATCACCGATCGACGACGTTCTGCGTTACGATGAAGAGTACCGCTCCACGCTGACGGCCGTCGAGCGAGCGAAGGCCGAACGAAATCAACTCTCGGCCGCGATCGCACAAGCCCCGGACAAAGCGGCTGCCGCGCGTGACTTGCGACCGGAGCTCGACGAACTCGCAGCGCGCATTGCGCAGTTCGAAGAGCAGACGCGTTCGCTCTCGCCCACTGCCGCAGATTCACGGGTGCGCGCATTGCTTGAGAACATGCCCAACGTACTCGACGACTCGGTTCCGGATGGCCGTGACGAGAGTTCGAACGTTGAGTTGCGCCGCTGGGGCGAGCCTCGGCGGTTCGAGTCTGTGCCGAAGCCGCACTGGGAGCTTGGCGAGCGCTTGGGAATCCTGGATTTCGGGCGCGCCGCCAAACTCTCGGGAAGCCGGTTCGCGGTGATCTCCGGCAAGGGGGCTCGCCTCGCGCGCGCGCTCGCGGCGTTCTTTCTCGATCGCGCCGCCGAACGCGGATACGTCGAAATCGCGCCGCCGCTTCTGGTCTCGCGCCAGACCATGTGGTCGACGGGGCAGTTGAGCAAGTTTGCCGACGCGATGTTTGCCGATGCGGACGCCGATCTCTTCATGATACCAACGTCGGAAGTTCCGCTGACCGCTTTCCATGCTGACGAGATACTCGACCTAAAGGATTTGCCGCTCAAGTACGCGGCCGACACTCAATGTTTTCGAAAAGAAGCCGGTGCCGCGGGAAAGGATACCCGAGGGCTGATGCGACAGCATCAGTTCGAAAAAGTCGAGCTCGTTTGGATTTCGACTCCCGACGCGTCGTTTGAGGCGCTCGAATCCCTCACCCACGACGCCGAATCGCTGTTGCAGGAACTGGCGCTTCCGTACCGCGTCGTCGCGCTCTGTGCCGGCGATATGGGTTTCAACGCTGCGAAGACCTATGATATCGAAGTATGGATTCCCAGCGCGCAGACCTATCGCGAGATTAGCTCGTGCTCGAACTGCACCGACTTTCAGGCGCGGCGCGCATCGATTCGATTTCGTCGCGACAACCGAGCGAAACCGGAGTTCGCGCACACGCTCAACGGCTCGGGACTCGCGATCGGTCGAACGCTCATCGCCATTATGGAGAACTATCAGCGACCTGACGGCTCCATCGAACTCCCGCCGGTGCTGCAGCCTTACGCGGGGTTTTCTCTGCTCTCCACCGGAGCTAATGCTTAG
- a CDS encoding DUF2249 domain-containing protein: MVQPAEIDLRGLPAWERPDLIRKALDGLPSGASLTLITENEPRALSSRITQDRPDRFVVETRRVANRVWQLRLTHRSGEGLDRNSAAQHLSRCPAFAGLDAAVRAELAAAAIWQTGRRGQTLVAENSDWPHLGMVTEGIVARANGGGRERERILYEIFPYELFGVAEYFDRGFKMARIAVFSKTAHVLKIPWEVVSRIAERYPQLTNGLGVVMAQRIRLLADALAIQGSLPILGRIARVLLPYAMPERGLVPASASLSTITQSQIAAAGGTVKEVAARAIAELESRKALRREHGHIRYLDREVLLELIQDVS, encoded by the coding sequence GTGGTACAGCCAGCCGAAATCGATCTGCGGGGTCTTCCGGCCTGGGAGCGCCCGGATCTGATCCGAAAAGCCCTTGACGGTCTTCCATCGGGCGCCTCGCTAACCCTTATCACCGAAAACGAACCGCGGGCGCTTTCATCGCGCATCACGCAAGATCGTCCCGATCGGTTCGTCGTGGAAACGCGTCGCGTCGCGAACCGTGTGTGGCAGTTACGTTTAACGCATCGGTCCGGCGAGGGCCTCGATCGAAACTCTGCCGCGCAGCATCTCAGCCGCTGTCCGGCCTTCGCCGGACTGGACGCCGCCGTGCGCGCCGAGCTCGCCGCCGCCGCCATCTGGCAAACCGGGCGTCGCGGACAGACGCTTGTGGCCGAAAATAGTGACTGGCCCCATCTCGGAATGGTCACCGAAGGAATCGTTGCGCGCGCCAATGGCGGCGGACGCGAACGCGAGCGCATCTTGTATGAGATTTTTCCCTACGAGCTCTTCGGAGTTGCCGAATACTTCGACCGCGGATTCAAGATGGCGCGCATTGCCGTGTTCTCGAAAACGGCGCACGTCTTGAAGATTCCCTGGGAAGTCGTCTCACGCATCGCGGAACGGTATCCTCAGCTCACCAATGGACTGGGCGTCGTGATGGCGCAGCGAATTCGGCTGTTAGCCGACGCGCTCGCGATTCAAGGCTCGTTACCGATTTTGGGACGCATCGCGCGAGTCTTGCTTCCCTACGCGATGCCGGAGCGCGGACTCGTCCCGGCCTCGGCTTCGCTCTCGACGATCACGCAATCGCAGATTGCCGCCGCGGGTGGAACCGTCAAGGAAGTTGCGGCACGAGCGATTGCGGAGCTCGAATCTCGCAAGGCGCTGCGACGCGAACACGGGCACATCCGCTATCTCGACCGCGAAGTATTGCTCGAGCTCATCCAGGACGTCTCCTAA
- a CDS encoding cytochrome c, with product MARGFVLGVVAALVAIALCAYIGVKAGALPANADAKPSKLERWMASTSLHATMAREAPRAPDPLTFNDANLIAGIRLYAQNCAVCHGAADGNPSAIARGLYQHPPQLAQDGVEDDPEGVTYWKVDHGIRFTGMPSFGKSLDPTQIWQLALFLKHMDALPPAAKRAWSALASTGSASGRPSSTAAP from the coding sequence ATGGCACGTGGATTCGTTCTTGGAGTCGTTGCGGCATTGGTCGCCATCGCACTGTGCGCGTATATCGGAGTCAAAGCCGGAGCGTTGCCCGCCAATGCTGACGCGAAGCCGTCGAAGCTCGAGCGGTGGATGGCCTCGACATCCTTGCACGCGACGATGGCGCGCGAAGCGCCCCGCGCTCCCGATCCCCTGACCTTCAACGATGCCAATCTCATTGCCGGGATTCGACTCTATGCGCAAAATTGCGCCGTTTGTCACGGCGCCGCCGACGGGAACCCCTCAGCCATCGCGCGCGGACTCTACCAGCATCCCCCGCAACTCGCCCAAGACGGTGTCGAAGACGATCCGGAGGGCGTAACCTATTGGAAAGTGGACCACGGCATCCGCTTTACCGGAATGCCCTCATTCGGAAAATCGCTCGATCCCACGCAAATCTGGCAACTCGCGCTCTTTCTCAAGCACATGGACGCACTTCCACCGGCGGCGAAACGCGCGTGGAGCGCGCTCGCGTCTACGGGCTCGGCGTCGGGTCGACCGTCGTCGACGGCAGCGCCGTGA